The following are encoded in a window of Flavobacterium cupriresistens genomic DNA:
- a CDS encoding HAL/PAL/TAL family ammonia-lyase — protein sequence MNTINEYLSLAEFESIIFGNNKVVVSDVVLNRINESFNFLKEFSGNKVIYGVNTGFGPMAQYRIKESDQIQLQYNLIRSHSSGTGKPLSPVCAKAAILARLNTLSLGNSGVHSSVIHLMAELINRDITPLIFEHGGVGASGDLVQLSHLALVLIGEGEVFYKGDRRPTQEVFEIEGLKPIQVEIREGLALINGTSVMTGIGVVNVHHASKLLDWSLKCSCAINELVQAYDDHFSEELNQTKRHKGQQEVAKRMRQNLSDSTLIRKREDHLYSGENTEEIFKEKVQEYYSLRCVPQILGPVLETINNVASILEDEFNSANDNPIIDVKNKHVYHGGNFHGDYISLEMDKLKIVITKLTMLAERQLNYLLNSKINEILPPFVNLGTLGFNFGMQGVQFTATSTTAESQMLSNPMYVHSIPNNNDNQDIVSMGTNAAVITSKVIENAFEVLSIEMITIVQAIDYLGQKDKISSVTKKWYDDVRNIIPEFKEDQVMYPFVQKVKDYLIES from the coding sequence ATGAATACAATTAATGAATATTTAAGTTTAGCAGAATTTGAGTCTATTATCTTTGGAAATAATAAAGTTGTTGTTAGCGATGTTGTTTTAAATAGAATAAATGAAAGCTTTAATTTCCTAAAAGAATTTTCAGGAAACAAAGTAATATACGGTGTAAATACAGGCTTTGGACCAATGGCCCAATACCGAATCAAAGAATCCGATCAGATTCAATTGCAATATAATTTAATCAGAAGCCACTCTTCAGGAACCGGAAAACCTTTGAGTCCTGTGTGTGCAAAAGCAGCTATTTTAGCCCGATTAAATACACTATCATTAGGGAATTCCGGAGTTCATTCTTCTGTAATTCACTTAATGGCAGAACTTATTAACCGAGATATTACCCCATTAATTTTCGAACACGGTGGTGTTGGTGCCAGTGGAGATTTAGTACAATTGTCTCATCTGGCTTTAGTTTTAATTGGAGAAGGAGAAGTTTTTTATAAAGGAGACCGAAGACCAACTCAGGAAGTTTTCGAAATCGAAGGCTTAAAACCAATCCAGGTAGAAATCAGAGAAGGACTTGCTTTGATCAACGGAACTTCGGTAATGACTGGAATTGGAGTTGTAAATGTACACCACGCTTCTAAATTACTAGACTGGTCTTTAAAATGTTCTTGTGCGATAAACGAATTAGTTCAGGCCTACGACGACCATTTTTCTGAAGAATTAAATCAGACCAAACGTCATAAAGGACAACAGGAAGTAGCTAAAAGAATGAGACAAAATCTTTCGGACAGTACTTTGATCCGCAAAAGAGAAGATCATTTATACTCCGGAGAAAATACCGAAGAAATTTTTAAAGAAAAAGTACAGGAATATTACTCTTTAAGATGTGTTCCTCAAATTCTTGGTCCGGTTTTAGAGACTATAAATAATGTTGCTTCGATTTTGGAAGACGAATTCAATTCGGCAAACGACAATCCGATTATCGATGTAAAAAACAAACACGTATATCACGGTGGTAATTTTCACGGCGATTATATTTCGCTTGAAATGGATAAATTAAAAATCGTAATTACCAAATTAACGATGTTGGCAGAGCGTCAGTTGAATTATTTGTTAAATTCAAAAATCAACGAAATTCTTCCTCCGTTCGTAAATTTAGGGACATTAGGATTTAATTTCGGAATGCAGGGTGTGCAGTTTACCGCTACCTCAACAACTGCCGAAAGTCAGATGTTATCCAACCCAATGTATGTTCACAGTATCCCGAACAACAACGACAATCAGGACATTGTGAGTATGGGAACAAATGCTGCTGTAATTACCTCAAAAGTAATCGAAAATGCTTTTGAAGTATTAAGTATCGAAATGATTACAATCGTACAGGCGATCGATTACCTGGGGCAAAAAGATAAAATTTCATCTGTTACTAAAAAATGGTACGATGATGTTCGAAATATTATTCCGGAATTTAAAGAGGATCAGGTAATGTATCCTTTTGTTCAAAAAGTAAAAGATTACCTGATCGAGAGTTAA
- a CDS encoding T9SS type A sorting domain-containing protein, protein MLKNLKLLFFSFFICFIPTLAKAQLGNSCGIPTWYSATQYSSNSYVRYNNVVYKNNSWSQGPGTTPGSSTTWSAIGSCDEQLIINNPSLAYTACSTISDWNSATPNYNVNNMVRYSNGIYKAKYWVAGTEVPDQSSAYTFIGVCIIPIAISPTYADGQIIIKSTLSAINLTATLNLYGFSATQNKVEIKKTTESTYTSYNMGVSGNTISYNWTPTAYGDYNIRYTSINSIGVSTVVNTIVKIAITAPAVVTITSPANTTSYSQLNFSPISINFTIQPSSGSSISSIQFKDLTAGTNSNVTTNPQNTYTFNWTPQNYGNNSLQIAATDNNGTIATTNLQLNIVNPATQNVSFASLPNQIKAINGTPKTFVFDKNITSLKRRDITIFDYTITGNTLKITPKKAGRSGLQITTSDGTIYHLGLRIDNTNGTPLRYPDYVSVGSVSEDTTDDVAFYNNGMDNSNLLKNNRMDVRYIYINGGPISGWNTWQPDRAIKFARNSLKMGLIPFFIFYNIPDGSESYSLDLAHVKDASYMTAYFNNLNLFLNQVKAELGDEFFGVVLEPDFLGYMQQNNEPVTTSTAVNATSISQNAGTLKTLVERINYELNKKRTDENLNMEFGWQLNLWAKSGVAGPKGIIRETDTGTFTPQLNKIKQTAVDIFQYTNSMGIMSNNADFISIDKYGLDAMGAGNTGDPSDPFSYTWFWNNDHWMNYLNFVQKLYEASGKHVVLWQIPVGHINGSETLNERTAAPFQILNNTSQHYEDSATTFFFGDTVNFSNDTNRYNYFSQNKHADPKLQVNSATKKVTFGNHFAEVKNSGTKLVLMGAGVGASTDGIGNPGTTLTDDHFWIQKLQDYYINQTSGNRTLSTADINDDVKFNSPLIIYPNPVKEELNIDTNEKVEVVYVFDMNGKNVITVKNKNKINLSALQTGWYIVAVKLENGKKISNKILKN, encoded by the coding sequence TCTTATGTCCGATACAATAATGTTGTGTATAAAAACAACTCTTGGTCTCAAGGACCCGGAACAACTCCCGGGTCAAGCACTACTTGGTCTGCAATAGGAAGCTGTGATGAACAATTAATCATTAATAATCCATCTCTGGCTTATACCGCATGCAGCACTATTTCTGACTGGAACAGTGCTACACCGAACTACAACGTAAACAACATGGTACGATACAGCAATGGTATCTATAAAGCTAAATATTGGGTCGCAGGGACAGAAGTTCCGGATCAGTCTTCTGCCTATACCTTTATTGGCGTGTGTATCATACCCATAGCGATTTCTCCAACTTACGCAGATGGACAAATTATTATAAAAAGCACCTTGTCTGCCATCAATCTTACGGCAACCCTTAATTTGTATGGCTTTTCAGCAACACAAAATAAGGTTGAAATAAAAAAGACAACAGAATCTACCTATACGTCTTACAATATGGGTGTATCCGGAAACACGATATCCTACAACTGGACTCCAACCGCGTATGGAGATTACAACATAAGATATACTTCTATAAATTCAATTGGAGTAAGCACTGTAGTAAACACAATTGTTAAAATTGCGATTACTGCTCCTGCTGTTGTAACTATTACCAGTCCAGCGAACACTACTTCGTATTCACAACTAAATTTTTCTCCTATAAGCATTAACTTTACTATTCAGCCTTCGTCCGGAAGCTCCATTAGCAGCATTCAGTTTAAGGATCTCACTGCCGGAACTAATTCTAATGTGACTACCAATCCACAAAACACTTATACCTTTAATTGGACACCTCAGAATTATGGAAATAATTCACTACAAATAGCGGCTACAGACAACAATGGTACCATTGCAACAACCAATTTACAGCTTAACATTGTAAATCCTGCCACACAAAATGTTTCCTTTGCCTCACTTCCCAATCAAATAAAAGCAATTAATGGAACACCTAAAACATTCGTGTTTGATAAGAATATCACTTCTTTAAAAAGGAGAGACATTACAATATTTGATTACACTATTACCGGAAATACTTTAAAAATTACGCCTAAAAAAGCAGGCAGATCCGGCCTTCAAATCACAACTTCAGATGGGACTATCTATCATCTTGGTTTAAGAATAGATAATACAAATGGAACCCCGCTAAGATATCCTGACTATGTTTCTGTAGGATCTGTATCTGAAGACACTACCGATGATGTCGCTTTTTACAACAACGGGATGGATAACAGTAATCTACTAAAAAACAATAGAATGGATGTGAGATACATCTATATCAATGGTGGACCGATATCGGGATGGAATACCTGGCAGCCGGACAGAGCAATAAAATTTGCAAGGAATTCTTTAAAAATGGGACTTATTCCTTTCTTTATTTTCTATAACATTCCCGACGGAAGCGAGTCTTACTCGTTAGATTTAGCACACGTAAAAGATGCTTCTTATATGACCGCTTATTTCAATAATCTTAACCTTTTTCTGAATCAGGTTAAAGCGGAACTGGGAGACGAATTTTTTGGAGTAGTATTAGAGCCTGATTTTCTAGGGTACATGCAGCAGAATAACGAACCTGTCACTACTTCGACAGCTGTGAATGCAACAAGCATATCTCAAAATGCAGGTACTTTAAAAACCTTAGTCGAAAGAATAAATTACGAACTCAACAAAAAAAGAACAGACGAAAACCTGAACATGGAATTTGGATGGCAGCTCAATCTTTGGGCAAAATCCGGGGTGGCAGGTCCAAAAGGAATTATCAGAGAAACCGATACCGGCACCTTTACTCCCCAATTGAACAAAATTAAACAAACCGCTGTAGATATTTTTCAATACACCAATAGTATGGGAATTATGTCTAATAACGCAGACTTTATTTCTATTGATAAATATGGTCTTGATGCCATGGGCGCCGGAAACACAGGTGATCCCTCTGACCCCTTCTCTTATACCTGGTTCTGGAATAATGACCACTGGATGAATTACCTGAATTTTGTTCAAAAACTTTACGAAGCCTCCGGCAAACATGTTGTCCTCTGGCAAATCCCCGTAGGGCATATCAATGGTTCAGAAACTCTAAATGAACGAACAGCAGCTCCTTTCCAAATTTTAAATAATACCAGCCAGCACTATGAAGATTCTGCTACTACTTTTTTCTTTGGGGATACTGTAAATTTCTCAAATGACACGAATCGCTATAACTATTTCAGCCAGAATAAACATGCTGATCCCAAACTTCAGGTTAATTCTGCAACCAAAAAAGTAACTTTCGGAAATCATTTCGCAGAGGTAAAAAATAGCGGAACTAAACTGGTCTTAATGGGAGCAGGTGTAGGAGCTAGTACGGATGGAATCGGAAATCCGGGAACCACTCTTACAGATGATCATTTCTGGATTCAGAAATTACAGGATTATTACATCAATCAGACTTCCGGCAATCGCACGCTAAGTACTGCGGATATAAATGATGATGTAAAATTTAATTCTCCTCTGATTATTTACCCGAACCCTGTTAAAGAAGAACTAAACATTGATACAAATGAAAAAGTAGAAGTGGTCTATGTTTTTGATATGAATGGTAAAAATGTGATTACGGTGAAAAATAAAAATAAAATCAACCTTTCCGCACTTCAAACCGGGTGGTACATAGTCGCTGTAAAACTTGAAAACGGTAAAAAGATTTCCAACAAAATATTAAAAAACTAA
- a CDS encoding NAD(P)/FAD-dependent oxidoreductase: MTKEFVDVLIIGAGPSGCVSASYLHNNGVKIKVVEKTRFPRLVVGESLIPRVMDHFAEAELFESLDKMNFEKKLGARFIRGEEICVFDFSKKFGEGWDWTWQVPRADFDNTMAQEVIRKGIDLEFESEVLEVSFEGKNSKTIVKDKDGNLKEIHAKFIIDSSGYGRVLPRLLDLDTPSKLDPHSSIFSHVKDINRPEGEEGTLISFDILETEVWLWVIPFSNGNTSLGVVGPTDFINALSENKDNAEALRNAIQLSDYYIQRFKGTEFLFEPVKLENYSRAVKKMYGDGFALTGNSSEFLDPVFSSGVAFATESGMLAAKLYLKESKGIEVNWEVEFTEYMKRGIGVFTTYVKEWYTGNLQTLFFHQPENPDVKEKICSVLAGYVWNEENPFVKKHDNVIKNMAYLLDREKESK; this comes from the coding sequence ATGACAAAGGAGTTTGTAGATGTTTTAATCATAGGCGCAGGACCTTCAGGATGCGTTTCGGCATCGTATCTTCATAATAATGGCGTTAAGATAAAAGTGGTGGAAAAAACAAGATTCCCAAGACTTGTTGTCGGGGAGAGTCTTATTCCGCGTGTTATGGACCATTTTGCAGAGGCAGAGCTTTTTGAAAGTCTTGACAAAATGAATTTTGAAAAGAAACTAGGGGCTCGTTTTATAAGAGGAGAAGAAATTTGTGTTTTTGATTTCAGTAAAAAATTTGGTGAAGGTTGGGATTGGACCTGGCAAGTGCCAAGAGCTGATTTTGACAACACTATGGCGCAGGAAGTAATTAGAAAAGGAATTGATCTGGAATTTGAATCGGAAGTTTTGGAAGTTTCTTTTGAAGGGAAAAATTCTAAAACAATTGTAAAAGATAAGGATGGGAATTTAAAAGAAATTCATGCTAAATTCATTATCGATTCCAGTGGATACGGACGTGTTTTGCCAAGACTTTTAGATCTTGATACACCGTCAAAGTTAGATCCTCATTCTTCGATATTTTCACATGTAAAAGATATAAACAGACCGGAGGGAGAGGAAGGAACTTTAATTTCGTTTGATATTTTAGAAACCGAAGTTTGGTTGTGGGTTATTCCTTTTTCTAACGGAAATACAAGTTTAGGAGTTGTAGGTCCAACCGATTTTATTAATGCTTTGTCAGAGAACAAAGACAATGCGGAGGCTTTACGAAACGCCATTCAGCTTTCGGACTATTACATACAAAGATTTAAAGGGACTGAATTTTTGTTCGAGCCTGTGAAGTTAGAGAATTATTCCAGAGCCGTAAAAAAAATGTACGGTGATGGTTTTGCGTTGACGGGAAACAGCTCTGAATTTTTAGATCCGGTTTTCTCTTCAGGAGTTGCTTTTGCGACAGAATCGGGAATGTTGGCGGCTAAATTGTATCTCAAAGAATCGAAAGGAATTGAAGTCAATTGGGAAGTAGAGTTTACAGAATATATGAAACGCGGAATTGGTGTTTTTACCACTTACGTGAAAGAATGGTATACCGGAAACCTACAGACTTTATTTTTTCATCAGCCCGAGAATCCGGATGTGAAAGAAAAGATTTGTTCTGTTCTGGCAGGTTATGTCTGGAATGAAGAAAATCCTTTTGTAAAGAAACACGACAATGTGATCAAGAACATGGCGTATCTTTTGGATCGGGAAAAAGAAAGTAAATAA